AGGTGCTTCCACAGCAATCGTGGCTGCAACACAAAAACTGGAGCCGCCCACATAATTCCAGCACTTGCACATTACACTGTGCAACCAGGATGTAAGTTCTGTACTTAAATACTATTGTAGTAGTCTAAAAATCACCAAGAGCACCACAGAAAGATAAAATCACCTAAAGTATCTATAATCACTTAAAGTATCTATCTGAGGAGTAGTAGCAGGGCTGGTATGGGGAAGATAGTAATTCCCTTTCCTAATGaggaaaaatgacaaaaaatagGGCAAAAAATTCCAACACAGTGGTAGCACATGGCTATGAATGCTTAAAGTGCAGCAAGGGAGCAACTGGGACTCCAAGAAAGGGATGCAAGGTGACAAAAACACCTCAGAAAAGGGGATGCAGGATGTTCTCAGCCTCTAAAAATAGACCAGAGATCATTCAGGCACGACATCTGCATCCACACCTTCCAAAACACAAACCTGACAGACCGTGTGTCCCAGGCCCAAATTCTCCTCTGAGTACAAAGGAATCATTCTAAGATGCTGCTTCCCATACAGAGGCAAGTTTGGCCATTAAAGGAGGGGAAGTGACCTCCTCAGCCCAAAACTGCTGAACATTTATTCACAGAGCATCCTCTGTGGCCTTAACTCTGCTCTTCAGCTGCAGGGCAGATGCACACAGCCCTTCAGCTTCACCTGTTTTACCCAAAAGTGAGAGCCCAGAGCTCTGGTGTGACAGGAAAGCCTCTGACCCCCACGAAAAGCAAGGAGAGCCCCAGCAGGTGTGGCTGTACCTCTCCTGCAGCCTCAGGCCCTGCCACGCCGTCAGCGTCTGCGTGGTGTATTCCAACATCCAGAGTTTGTAGAACAGCATCATGTTGAGAATGACCAGCAGCACCAGACTGCaaggaaagcaagaaaacagcCCCTTCAGGAGCATCCCACAGCTCACTGCttgccaggagcagctgggacaaCACCCAGCCTTCAGGAAGGTGTCTGAGGCCCAGTCCATGCTGTGAGTGGGGATTTAATCTGAGTGAGCAACCAAAACTTCACCTCGTGGAGGAAATGTGTGAGCCaagaggacagacagacagacagaacaGGCTGGGTGAGTGGATGcgctgaatgcagagaaagggagggaaatgggagagtaaagaggtaaaaaaaagagaaagacagTACCTGAAACAGATCCTAATGggagcagggaagagaaaagaCGGAGCAGCTGCAGGTTAGAAACAGACTGACACGAactgggctgggagggggagGCTCAGACAGTGCAGGAGGTAGGGGgaaaggagcagagggaagagagGCAGGAAGGACAGACAGGGATCCGTGAGCCTGCACTGCTGGTGAAGTTCcctcagcacagctgagctcctggggacagcaggtggctgtgcaggcactgacacacacacacacagagtgttCACATCCAGCCTTCCCCACTCCCAAGTGaggcactgacacacacacacacagtgttcACATCCTCCCTTCCCCATTCTCAGTGAGGCACTGACACACACAGAGTTCACATCCAgccttccccattcccagtgaggcactgacacacacacacacagagtgttCACATCCAGCCTTCCCCACTCCCAAGTGaggcactgacacacacacacagtgttcACATCCTCCCTTCCCCATTCTCAGTGAGGCACTGACACACACAGAGTTCACATCCAgccttccccattcccagtgagGCACTGACACACACAGAGTTCACATCCAgccttccccattcccagtgaggcactgacacacacacacacacacacacacacacacacacacacacagagtgttCACATCCTCCCTTCCCCACTCCCAGTGaggcactgacacacacacactgttCACATccttctctccccattcccaccccagcactgggaaCACACCCCAGCCAcaccctgcccagctcctctcACCCCCACCACGCAGTGGGGCATTTCTGCTCTTCCCCAGGAAGAGTTTCCAAAATGCCAGGCTGGTGCCTGGCTCTGAATAGTGCAGTTATTTTGCTGGAAGAATGGCCCACTGTGACCAGTTCAGTCAGGCGGATGGCAACTGGCCAGAGGAATAATCTGGCAACATCACAGAGGGCTCTGTGACCCAAGTGAAGCTGTCAGGAGACGTTGGCACAGAGCTTTGGTACCTTTGTGCTATGTTCTCATCATGACAGTACCTTACACCACCTCATTCATCactgcctgggtgctgctgcaaATGTCAGCATCTGTGCCCCCTCTGGGACCAGGGAACACAGAAAGGAGCTCACCTTGAGCTGTCATTTCAGCCCTGAAATCCCAGCTTCTTCCCACCTCTCTAAAAGCCAGGTGGAGCTTAAGGAAAAGCTGAGCCCAAGCCAGAAAATCCTGGATTACTGCTTTAGACTGTTCTGCTCCACAGCACTGCCCAGTGAGCACTGCAGCACTAAAGGAAGCCTGCTGTCAGCCCAAGGGCAGAACAGTAAAAACAGTGAGTTTGGGTATTAAACTGAGCCACAGGGACACGAGGGGCCTATGCCCAGCTCACTTGGAGAGCACATCCCACCAATCCTGAAAGGCATGGCAGGAAAGACCCAAAGCAAACAGATCCTGCTGCTGAGCTGATGAAATCACTCCAATCCCTTGTGCTTCAGCTGTTTCTTTACTTATTGTGCAGAAATCTCATCTCTCAAGGGTCCAGCTGCTTTCTGGCTGTACCTCTCATCAAAATCACTGCCCAGCACCAGACATGAAAAGGTTTTGCCTGACCAGATGTGACAGAATCCTCACAGACACTGAGCCCTGTTGGGGTAGCCCAGTGACTCCCAGAGAGCTTTGCTGCTGTCCATGACAGCAGCTGGTGTGCCAGCAATTAAATCACTTGTTTTCAATTACCCACATACACAGAGCTTCTACGTGTTGGATTTCTTCTCTTGTAGGTATTGAATCCTTTCTTCTTGCACAGCTGCCTCTGTCCTGATTGTCACTGTCCCAGACAGGTCCCAGACCTGCCTTTAGGACACCCAGAACACACCTGCAAAGCCCATGTTTGGCTAAAACAAGGGCAAAACCGAGGGGAAAGGAgagaagggagcacagaactCCAGGAGCACAGATAAACCAAAGGTGTTTAATGCTGGCtgggaaggaaagcagaaaaaatcaTCACTTACACGAAGCTGATGACAAGGAGTAGCTTGGAGACACTCTGCAGGTGGAAGCCACTGGGGCTCTCCTCAGGGATGTGCCGTGTCTGAGTGGAACCTGAGGAGATGGGATGCATTTGGGATGGGAAACAGGGAAGGGCAACCCTGACGCTGTTGAGCCAGGGACGGGCGAAATGATTCGCAcgatttcagaaggcaaaatgagcctttattcaaaagcacttctctcttttatagagaacatcgtgagcattaattccattggtcttagagtaaaaacatttcacctgattggtacaCTGGACTTAGGTCAGTGTGGTAGAACACATCCATAAACAATGTGAACGGAAAGCAAGATAACAGATTGTTTACATTCCCCTCGGACTTcttcccaggctcagcctggcagaaatctttctctttttctctctgactgaactcAGAATATCCACACAACCCCTGCTCCTCCACCCACCCCTCCACCTCACCCGAACAACCCCAACACTGCCCCTCTGTGACGACACCCCTGCTTGTCCCCATGCCCAAGGCCgtgggctgtgcagctgctcaCCTGCCACGTGCTTGATTCGATGGGCAACCTCCTCATCCGTGGGGGTGGTCACAGGGCTGAGCACCTCCTCCAGGTGTGGCACCCTCAGGTGGGCGTGGGCGCGTTTCCGCCGCCGCACCGTGGATTGCTTGCTCACCTTCTCTTTGGGGGATTGTCTGTGCACCTCAGCCAGGTACGTGCTCTCTGTTTTGGTCAGCTCGCTCTCTGCAGCACCAAGGGGGAGCATTAGAAGTGTGGCTTTGCAGAGAGAGAAAGGTTTAACCTCTCTGCTGTGATGCCTTAGTTTATTTTAGTATATTTTGGGTATTATTTATGTTAGTTAATATTTtagttattatttattttatattcgTCATCTATTTgtaatcctgcagttctttagtgtGTAACTCTAAACTCCACAtccagtgtgagctgctgcttccctatttggggcagacacaacaattcctctccaggcctggcaatcaaggacacctcactgcctcaggccagAGAGATGGAAGCAAAAGCGAGTTGGgggagcaaacttggggtaaatgacttcattagctgaagTTGTAATTGGCAGATTCacccccaatatgcaaatggaccaaacttacAAAAGTGTGAAACCTGTGACCAGTTGTCCATTTTTGAGTATAGCCCCTGGGGGGCTTCATCTGCCCTAAATGTACCTGAAGACCCTTCAataaacagaactgctttttattctcttgattttgtctggcctctgtttttaggcACCCTCAAAAAGACATCAGCTGGGCAAAGAAGCTGGCAGAGTCTGAGAGATTTGTGCTCCACATTCCTCGCACCTTTTACCAAAATTTGACCTCAAACTGCCTGACAGGGAGCAGGATTTGATGCCCTGATTAATTCCAGCAGGTAATTGATTCCAGCTGTGGTAGCCCCTTTTGTAAGCCACCCCAAGGCTGGATCATGCTGCCCACTCGCAGGGAAACACGAGTGCCACTGTCATTGCCACTCTTACCCAAGTGGCGGAAATAATCTTCCAGGCCACTCCAAAAATTCTTCTCAATGAAGGATTTCACTAGCCCCCAAGGCTGCTTCCTGTAGCGTAATTCTGTGGAAACCCTGTGAGGAGGAAAAGGTCAGTCATTCCATTGGTTTTGCTTCCTCGGGGTGATGTCAATTCACAATCTTTGTCAGTGTAAATCCAGGAAATAATCATGTACACTGTTATTTCTGGAATGCTCTCAGCCCTTCACGTTTCCAGAGGAGAAGCACTGCTGGAAAAGTCATTCCAAAGGCAGGAAGAGCCTCTCCCAAGAGTACTGCAGGGCCACTTGGCAGACATTTGGATTACCATTACTGAAGTCACACAGAGTCACACAGATATAGCTTTGCCCAATGCCCAATTCCTCTGCTTAGTCCCAGGAAGATCATCCTGTGCTTATCACAGTCTGCAGTGATAACAGgctctgcaaacccctgcatCCAAGAGAGAGGCAAGAAAACTCTGTAAATCCTCTCCCTGATGCAGCTGTGACTCCTCTGCACTGATGTCAACCCAGCAGGTGAAAATCCTGCCCCTACTCTTGGTGACAGGAATGTCCCAGCAACAGGATGAAGAAACAACCCACTCAACCCCTCCTAACACACCCAAACAGCAAAACCCCCTCCCAAAGGTGCCTTTTGCCCATCATTCACTCGCCAGGAGAGGTACCTGAGTCGGCTTTTGTTTCTGGCAACACGAGTCAACGTGTAGCGGTTAATGGTGTAGAAATAATCGTGGTAGGGGACGTCGTGAGTTAGCACCTCTGCATCTATGACATAGCACTCGCTCTCCTGGCTGGCTTTGTACATTgtctgcaggaaaaacagcGTGCAAGGCAGCTCTGAGTGTGCTCAGGATGCTGCTCGGAGAGACTGGCACCTCCAGCAGCACTCTGCAAACAGGAGACACCCCCACGCCCCAGCCCcgcctctgcagctctgctgtgagcagcTCGCCCCGAAGGGAAGGCAGAGGAAAACAAGGGTTTCACCCAGATGCTTCTCGTGGGCACATTTTAACAAGGGCATTCAGCTCCTGCCTCCAGGATTTTGTAACAGAGGTGTTACACACAGTGCCATGTGGGGACTGGCTCGCTGGGACCTCTCCAAGTGGGACCTCTCTTCTGGTGTCTGCCTCGTCAGGGACCCACCTGAGGTTTTAGCAAAAGCTCTAGCTAATAAGTTTTCTGGCataaatgattctgtggttctaaaCAGCATAAAAGCACATCACTTTCTTCTTTTAAGCACTTCTGATGTGCTTTTCCCTTTGCTCCAGAGTAAAGCTCGCccagaggacagacagacacagttcagcacagatccctggacaaagcatggcttttcctgcagaCTGCTCCCACTCAGCTCTGCAGTGAGGACACACAGGGGGTGCTTTGGTGCTTGAGCCAAACTCAGAATGAAATAAGCCATGGTTTGTTTATCTGAGGGTGCTGTTCCCTTTGTTCATCCCGTtgctctcccttttcctttccgTTCCCTTCACCTTTACTTCTCTCCAGCACCTCTCCTCACAAGTCCCAccttgctgctggcatcctccTCTCTGAAATGTGCTCAGACCCCTTTTCCTGGCTCCCTCTTAGCAATCCCTAAAGCTCACTCTCAGTATTTACCCTTGGGCACTTGAACACATCTCTGGACATGGAAAGAGGCTTTTCCTCCCTGCTAGATACAACCAGCCTGCCTCCTCCCAGTGCATTGcagattttcccttttttacatttttaaagagaTCATCTCACTGTCCTCACCACAATAAAGAATCCACAacaccctgcagggctgtgagaAGGACAGGTCAGGCAGTATCGGATTTCCTTGAGTAATATCTGCTGGGCTGAGCACAGCTCAAAAAACACCAGTTTGGGTGAGAAAAACACCGCcttgttcacaaactcagcTGCTTTTGGTGGTGCTTTCATTGCAACCCAAATTTCACTGTAAGATTAACAATTCATGGCTGCAGTGATACTGGGCAGCAAGTTAAATCAAGGAAATGTGAACAGGAAAATGGACAGGGATAATGAAAACATGCTCAGGCCAAGAAAATAACTCCCACAGCAGTTTCTACCgagcatcccagccctgctccactgTCACCTACCTGAGTCTCAGTGACTGTGGCAGTTTTGGGGGCCAGAGGGTTGGTGAGGGTGATGGTGTACAGGATCACTCTGGTCTGATTgccattttcctccttcttccaaGGGTGAAAGATAATATCTGAGAGGACAAAACAACACTGCAGTCAAGTAACTGGGCAGGGATCTCTGGTCAGCCCCCTGGGGAAAGGCATAGCCATACAACCAGGCAGGGGATGAGATTTCCTTCCCCTTGGGGAGCCTGGCTGCTCTAGAGCTCAGCTCAGTGTGAAACAAAAGGACTCCTGTGATAAATGTGaatattttcccctctttcaagTGCAAGGAAAGGGGGAGAGCCTGGGGATTTATCTCCTTTAGCAAATCTACAGTTACAGGGAAAGGACTATGACATGCCAAGGGAttctctctgcagctctgtccgTGTCAGGTGTGGAGCTTTTCCCTCACACTGTTAAGCCTTGAACAGAAGATCAGGCATTAGGTGAtgataaaaaataagaaaaccagCTTTTTCCATAAAAAAGCTGTTCCAGCTGTTAGAAAATGAAACCAGATGAGCACACAGGTCCTGCTGCTTTTGGCTACGCCAGCACAGGCCACGTCATCCCAAAATCTGCTCAGACTGTCACCCAAGCAGGCAAAATTGTACCTCCAAGGCAGAGCCCTTCCCCCTGCAGgcctgggcagctccagcagcagcagcagctcaccaGAGAAGCGGCGCTGCTCCATGAAGTCCCTCTGGAACTGGGAGTCCGTGAAGAGCAGGTCGTAGAGCTTGTCCACACTGAAGTTGAACACCTCGTTCACGTACTGGCGGCCGTTCAGGTCCTCATAAAAGGCTTGGACTTCCCCTGTGGGGAAAGAGAGCCTCAAGGTCCAGGCATGACCCTCCAGGGTGATGAAAAATGTGCTTCCACAGCACCAGGACCTCAATATTTCAGAAGGAACCTAAAGGAGGGACTTCaactgatgcctcaggtttgagattttctatttttcacattctgtgctgcttcagtgtgtgggtctggggttcacatgaggggatggtgagctctctgcacagagcagggagacaaaacaattcctgctccagctgggcaccaaggacaaatgatccaaatctcaggcccaggagcacaaacaacgtgggctggagagaggaaaacaagcaggatgggactgcacgggctaaagctggaatgggacaatgaactccaatgtgccaatggagcagagctgatcacagtgagagcccccgggagcgctcgtgcattttgggaccatttgggttcatcttgggtgcagccctggctgggctctggtgctgcccaaggtggatccatggaggagatcctttcaataaatccctgctttattctctagctctgtccagctctgctctaggccagcctgcacaaggcaaCACAACCCTTTTCCTGCACTGACCCCAGGGCAAGAAGTTGGGACATCAGAAGGGATAATTAATTACACAGCTTATTTTAGGGACACCCTAAAATTTTTTGGCACATCCTGAAATGTAAACACATTCACTTTCTGCAGCCCACAATGGGAATTCTTTGCATCTGCAGGGTGCAGAAAAGGCTTTCAGTAGTCACCACTCCATTCCCTCatggggaaggaagggatgAGGCTGGAAGTAGCCCTGATGGCGTGGCCTTTCCCCACATACCTTCATCGTGGGTGTCTGAGGAGTCACTGAGCTCTGTGGGAATGTCTTCATTGTCATTGAAGTCCAGGGAGGGGGAGTTCACAGGGCCAATGATGTCGATCTTCTCTCCCATGATGTTGGCAATGCCAAGGTCTTTCTCCACAGGACTCTCTGCCactgcctcctcctcttctgGGAGCACTCCATCGAACTGCAGTAAGGACAGGGCACAACAAGGGCAAGATCAGCACCTGGAAATGGGCTTTATTTCAAAATACCTCACATCTGTGAGCCGATTTCTGAATATTTGGCCTTGACATATCTGGAAATTAAATAGAGGAGGACATTTGCCAAATATTGTTCGTAAAATCTCCTCTCAAAGAATCAGTGTTCAAGCTCTGGACACCACCAGGATTTTTGTTCAGACAAGCACAATATTGTCCAGTGCTTGTCCAGTGGTTTTGCTCCTGAACAAGCTGAAAGAACCTGAGGTAATATCTAAATAAGGTCTGCTCTGCCGTAATACCAGGAGGGTACACACTGTTTTCCAGGGAATAAGTGAAGGCAGGGAAGAAATTATAACCCTTTTATGTTCAAAACTtttagagaaaggaaaatgctcTTGCTGTTGAGAGTCCCAGTGACAAAATCACTGACCAAGGACTGAAATCAGCAGCAGtggaagaggagctggaggatgAACAAACCTCATAGGACCCATGGGGTGCtggatttcagggaaaaaaaaaaaattcctgctgcCAGGGGAGGGAGAAAACTCACCGAGGCTGGGGCTTCACTGCTGCCTGTGGAGGTCAGGGTGCTGGCAGTGACAGATTTCTTTGGCAGCTGAGGGCTGGCTTCTGGCTTGGCCTCCATGCTGCTCTTGGAGGAGCTGTCGTTGACTTCATTCTCCTCCACGGGGATTTCTTCGCAGTAGCTGGGACGCCACAGAGAACACAGGTTTTTATGGTTACCCCTCTCACAACAGCTacagctgcacacacagagcaagtGAGAATGTTTCTATGAGGTTTCCAGGCTGTCCAGAAGCAGGAATGGCTCAGTGCAGAAAAGAGCAAGCCCCAGTTTTTTGGGTGTTTATACAGGGACTGTCAAGCATCAGCATTTTCTGGCCATGCAACACTGCCTGGCCTTGTGACCAGTGGGGTGCTTTGGCATTTCTAGAATTGCTCAGCATGCTCAGCAGGCATTTCAGTCCCTCCCAGTGgtgccttaagttttagcttttctatttctcaCATTCTGgtttagtgtgtgggtctggggttcacatgaggggatggtgagctctctgcacagagcagggagacaaaacaattcctgctccagctgggcaccaaggacaaatgatccaaatctcagcccaagagcacaaacaacgtgggctggagagaggaaaacaagcaggatgggactgcatgggctaaagctggaatgggacaatgaactccaatgtgccaatggagcagagctgatcacagtgagagcccccgggagcgctcgtgcattttgggaccatttgggttcatcttgggtgcagccctggctgggctctggtgctgcccaaggtggatccatggaggagatcctttgaataaatccctgctttattctttagctctgcccagctctgctctaggccagcctgcacaaggcatcacCATTTTCTATGAGGAAATGCTCCACTTCCAGCTTTTTAGGCATCACACACTCCAGAGCCCCCACTTGGCCAGGTCCCAGACCTGTCAGGACAGGCAGCATTTGGGGCATGCAGCACgccctgctgtggcagcagctctctggcacggagagcaggcacagactttccccggcattttcctggggaaggctgtgagaagatcagagaaaagaatgaggaacaattcttatctccacttgttgcacctgctgttgtgcacgtGTGGAATGTGTCAGGGAGagtttaccaaagggtgatttcttaattggacactggatggtgttgGGATGCATTGACCAGTTAGGTCAAAGCTGGATCGGACTGGCTGGaagggttactgagtttcttaataagtacAGAATAATTTAATATAAGATGATATTACACAGCAATCGATCAGGCTGCTCTAGAGCAGATCAGATTAGATTCCTTCTGCAATCAcggagtcaatgctaattattacccagctgggggcctgtggcgacaccctgctctgctggggccGCCTCTGCTCGCCggcacagagctcagccctCCCCACTCACCCCATGGTGTTGAAGTCATCATCAGGAGGCACGTAGTCCTCATCATCGCTGGTCAGCCCCAGCTCGTTGCCGTAACACTGGTGGACAAAGTGCCAGAGCTCCTTCGGACACAGAGGCTGCAACGGGGGGGACAGAAGGTCACATCTGTGCAGCCAGGAAGAGCAAAAGGCACGGAAAAAGCGGGATTACCACTGCCAGGAGCACAGTCCTGCCCCGAAAGGAGGGAGATTCTGACACCTGAGGTGAGAGCCCTGCTGTGGGCTCCGCTCTCTGAAATTCCATTTTATGGAGTTGAATATCattgaattatttctttattaatttgatttttatgtaatttttatcgatttattttattatttattatttattatttttatttttatttttattttttcttatataatatatactatattatttatattatatatattatattatattatattatattatattatattatattatattatattatattatattatattatattatatttattatattatattattagattatattataatatattatatattatattatatatattatatatactatacaatatatactatatataatatagtatatataatatataatatataatatattatataatatattatatactaTATACTATATACTATAGTATATATTATatgatatataatatatactatataatATATAGTATATACTATAGTATATACTATATACtattatatatcatatatactatataatatataatatagtatatattatatatactatattatatacattctatattatttatttattttatagctatatatttatatgttttgtacatttatatattttatataattttatattcaCATTTATAAAGTATATGTAGATATATGCACTATGCAAAATATTATCATTATAATAcctattatatttatataaatatatattttatagtGATATTTTCATATCTATAAAGTAATAAACATTATATAGATATAATAAtgtatacatttatatattttatcattatatatttatatattttatatattatatatttatatatggaTATGTAGATATATGCAATATGCAAAATACTCTCAATATAATAACTACTATATAATTTATATGTTTTATAGtgatatttatataaataataagtaagaaaaatatataaataataatatactAATATAgccatttatatattttatctaTTATATGCTTATATATGTAGATATACGCAATATGTAAAACATTATAAATATAATAACTATTATGTTTatataattataaatatttaatttatatgttTTATAGTGGTATTTTAGtgatttaaatattaattttaaaatattacattctcaatatattttatagaaatagaGCATTTTATTatcaatattataaatatatgtattataattttatatatttaatatattataattataaatataatttattatgattataaatatattattaattttattacaaaTATACCCGAATATAATAAATTTTATAAGACATAAGTTATAGCTATTGTATTATGTGCATAATTTTACATATTCTATGTAACataaaatagataaatataCATTATAGACTATATAGAATATCGAATCATACATAATTATACATATGtcatatataattatatatcatatataatTATACATATGTCATTACACGCAatgctttattttattactatttattggtattctattttattatttatttcatgtcCTCATGGAAGCACTAGACTGCATTtccctcctcagctgctcttcccacCTCTTCTGCTGTGCCTCTCTTTAATGTCTGCAGCTCCACTAAACCCCCAGACCTTACGAGGGTTTTTTTCATCCCCCCcttcaattttttaaattaaagctgCCTGAAGGATCCCAGCTGCGAAAACGATCTCAAACAGCAACGAATAAAAACATTTCCTGCTGCAGTTTGGAATCTAAAGGAGTTTGTGTCATCAGACAGCCCTGTGAAAAgtccaaaaaaaaagtaaaaaagagaaaatgaattaTCCAGACCATTGAAAAAACGCCCAGATTTTAGGGATGCAGGTCAGTGATCACCACATGACTGTGACATGAGGCTCTGCAAAACGGGGCAGGCAGACTTGTGATTTAAAGATGTGGTACAGGGATGAAAGGGGATTTTTACCCCTAAGAAACTTATGACCAGTGACAAAGATTTCTTGGTAATGAGGGCAAACAAACCCAGTGAACTTTTCCTGAGGTGCTGCCTTGAATTTCTTCCCATTGTAACTGCATGGGATAAGGCAGGAATTTTTTAATCTAGCTCCCCACAGCAGCAaccatgggggaaaaaaagcctctgATGAGGAGATTTCATCCAGAGAAATCTTGACTGTTCCACCTCCTTCCCACACACACCAACTCACATCCATGTCTTATCAGGAAAACTGCTCTCAGctctttctccccttttcctgccaGGGATCccacatttggaaaaaaagagCTCTGCCAGTGCTTCCTGTGTTTATCACCCTCTGTCTCAGCTCCCATCTGCCTTGACCTTGAGAGCAAGGCTCTGAATTTCCTTGGGAGCTCCAAAAGGCTGCTCAGGTTACAAACGCAGGCTGCCCAAGGCAAGGCGATCCGTTCTCCTCCTGAATCCTACCCCAGTTTTTGGGACAGGGTATTCCTAGTGCCTCATTCCAGCCAGGACACCCCGAAATGCTGGGAGGCCAGAAATGCCCTCCCCACTGTGGAACAGATACTCGGATCAAAT
The Anomalospiza imberbis isolate Cuckoo-Finch-1a 21T00152 chromosome 24, ASM3175350v1, whole genome shotgun sequence DNA segment above includes these coding regions:
- the GRAMD1B gene encoding protein Aster-B isoform X1, whose amino-acid sequence is MPAANMTETLQLPALRVPEQQVLEGGCAWSSSSTPTLRRKRFKMRRMKNVQEQSLEAGRYQESPSSSKEYLQLPSIEITPSSDEDTPWSNCSTPSASPRRKRFLLRKWLRVREKKECSESSSQQSSQQSSHDDDSARFLSPSMREDSTASNSNRSTPACSPILRKRSRSPTPQDAPGDAMVEKGSDHSSDKSPSTPEQGVQRSCSSQSGRSGAKNSKKSQSWYNVLSPTYKQRNEDFRKLFKQLPDTERLIVDYSCALQRDILLQGRLYLSENWICFYSNIFRWETLLTVRLKDICSMTKEKTARLIPNAIQVCTDTEKHFFTSFGARDRTYMMMFRLWQNALLDKPLCPKELWHFVHQCYGNELGLTSDDEDYVPPDDDFNTMGYCEEIPVEENEVNDSSSKSSMEAKPEASPQLPKKSVTASTLTSTGSSEAPASFDGVLPEEEEAVAESPVEKDLGIANIMGEKIDIIGPVNSPSLDFNDNEDIPTELSDSSDTHDEGEVQAFYEDLNGRQYVNEVFNFSVDKLYDLLFTDSQFQRDFMEQRRFSDIIFHPWKKEENGNQTRVILYTITLTNPLAPKTATVTETQTMYKASQESECYVIDAEVLTHDVPYHDYFYTINRYTLTRVARNKSRLRVSTELRYRKQPWGLVKSFIEKNFWSGLEDYFRHLESELTKTESTYLAEVHRQSPKEKVSKQSTVRRRKRAHAHLRVPHLEEVLSPVTTPTDEEVAHRIKHVAGSTQTRHIPEESPSGFHLQSVSKLLLVISFVLVLLVILNMMLFYKLWMLEYTTQTLTAWQGLRLQERLPQSQTEWAQLLESQQKYHDSELQKWREIIKSSVMLLDQMKDSLINLQNGIGSRDFGSDPEEKRKRFH
- the GRAMD1B gene encoding protein Aster-B isoform X3, coding for MPAANMTETLQLPALRVPEQQVLEGGCAWSSSSTPTLRRKRFKMRRMKNVQEQSLEAGRYQESPSSSKEYLQLPSIEITPSSDEDTPWSNCSTPSASPRRKRFLLRKWLRVREKKECSESSQQSSQQSSHDDDSARFLSPSMREDSTASNSNRSTPACSPILRKRSRSPTPQDAPGDAMVEKGSDHSSDKSPSTPEQGVQRSCSSQSGRSGAKNSKSHKRLSKKSQSWYNHERQYIRRVLSPTYKQRNEDFRKLFKQLPDTERLIVDYSCALQRDILLQGRLYLSENWICFYSNIFRWETLLTVRLKDICSMTKEKTARLIPNAIQVCTDTEKHFFTSFGARDRTYMMMFRLWQNALLDKPLCPKELWHFVHQCYGNELGLTSDDEDYVPPDDDFNTMGCSCCERGNHKNLCSLWRPSYCEEIPVEENEVNDSSSKSSMEAKPEASPQLPKKSVTASTLTSTGSSEAPASFDGVLPEEEEAVAESPVEKDLGIANIMGEKIDIIGPVNSPSLDFNDNEDIPTELSDSSDTHDEGEVQAFYEDLNGRQYVNEVFNFSVDKLYDLLFTDSQFQRDFMEQRRFSDIIFHPWKKEENGNQTRVILYTITLTNPLAPKTATVTETQTMYKASQESECYVIDAEVLTHDVPYHDYFYTINRYTLTRVARNKSRLRVSTELRYRKQPWGLVKSFIEKNFWSGLEDYFRHLESELTKTESTYLAEVHRQSPKEKVSKQSTVRRRKRAHAHLRVPHLEEVLSPVTTPTDEEVAHRIKHVAGSTQTRHIPEESPSGFHLQSVSKLLLVISFVLVLLVILNMMLFYKLWMLEYTTQTLTAWQGLRLQERLPQSQTEWAQLLESQQKYHDSELQKWREIIKSSVMLLDQMKDSLINLQNGIGSRDFGSDPEEKRKRFH